The following are encoded together in the Hemicordylus capensis ecotype Gifberg chromosome 4, rHemCap1.1.pri, whole genome shotgun sequence genome:
- the CASS4 gene encoding cas scaffolding protein family member 4 isoform X1, translating to MNHCEVLLEELHKSVKTHFREAGRGDLPGSLCPKFLFQQRMKTSDRAASCTAVYTPHVGLGLGSPEFKSPFSQPNPVYHSVLLGGKQDINNTLAKALYDNKAESPDELAFRRGDILTVLEQNVLGSEGWWKCSLHGKQGLVPANRLQLLTPSQLPCTQHDFQGLSANPQIIYQVPSAVLKAPPPLSIYEKMDGWTKTPPPSSASSPPQQEVYEVPALAAKVLSEKPQHSSHQHLITLPRATWASALKSKSDTYDVPSPQRCVSLFTQGLATPPSSRKGSKQFPFAECCLEKALQLYDTPLSPEKARTHKRQESPEGNVYDIPPTASREFGTATETAHQGKHLNYYNTMPNLRKSEWIYDIPVSPEKMGLRQNHYPAKHFLYDIPSARFDSGMQINPLIHNKSVNSQVYDVPPVLRKISAPEIPLYDVPSTHDALLQHQNDNYIVPLGIPSSRIEKESYQTLYDIPKGTPIASPEKKGVENHNSEDNTYVFPLHVTRDGKLDQDRLSVSSTDSRTSTISTSSSSSTEFFQFTASSSPSSTPLLSREPTPKEATMELDSAIETLTKLQHSVSSSIASLMIFVSSKWRYQEHLKENIEEIRRAVDHIKVSLGEFLDFARTVEGNAAYVSDSKLQARIKKQLNSLIDSFQRLVKTREALNACNWSLEVLVIKSPQDNLDDLDRYVMVARTIPDDIKKFVSIIIANGKLLFRKNSKEKDGHERRIGVEHKMKKDSSEQRIGDDSLVRNVLDKPRENSTYLEKSGVDIPDDCDNVQLQKSLGLGQAQRSPSASKMERKNVELKIKGSPPTVKHNSLSKQDSAQKVVLSDLCRLYFGAVQRAIGVFHKSLSDDQSPEVFIAQSKLIIMVGQKLVDALCQEALEKATRNEILCGSSQFCGLLKNLAVATKNAAMQYPKPEAIRELQDQADGLSKYIQQFQAMME from the exons AACACCTTGGCCAAAGCATTATACGATAACAAAGCGGAGAGTCCTGATGAGCTCGCCTTCCGCCGAGGAGACATCCTGACAGTTCTTGAGCAGAATGTCCTCGGAAGTGAAGGGTGGTGGAAATGTTCCCTCCATGGAAAGCAAGGCCTGGTGCCTGCAAATCGCCTCCAGCTTTTGACCCCTTcacagcttccttgcacccagcaTGATTTCCAAGGACTCTCAGCGAACCCACAGATTATCTACCAAGTTCCCTCAGCCGTGCTCAAGGCTCCCCCACCATTGTCCATTTATGAAAAAATGGACGGTTGGACTaagactcctcctccttcctctgcttCTTCCCCACCACAACAAGAGGTCTACGAAGTGCCAGCTTTGGCTGCAAAAGTGCTGAGTGAAAAGCCCCAACATTCATCACATCAG CACCTCatcactcttcccagagcaacttggGCATCTGCACTGAAAAGCAAAAGTGATACCTATGATGTCCCATCCCCACAGCGCTGTGTATCCTTATTCACCCAG GGTCTTGCCACTCCGCCTTCTTCTAGAAAGGGCTCCAAACAATTCCCCTTCGCGGAATGCTGCCTGGAAAAGGCACTGCAGCTCTATGATACCCCGCTGAGTCCAGAAAAGGCCAGAACGCACAAAAGGCAGGAGTCTCCGGAGGGCAAC GTGTATGACATCCCACCAACAGCCTCCAGAGAATTTGGCACTGCTACAGAAACAGCACATCAAGGAAAGCATTTGAATTATTACAATACTATGCCAAACCTTCGCAAATCAGAATGGATCTATGATATACCAGTGTCACCGGAAAAAATGGGATTAAGACAGAATCATTACCCAGCTAAGCATTTCCTTTATGATATACCATCAGCCAGGTTTGATTCTGGTATGCAAATCAACCCACTAATACACAATAAATCAGTGAATTCACAAGTATATGACGTTCCACCTGTACTAAGGAAAATAAGTGCTCCAGAGATTCCTCTTTATGATGTGCCATCCACACACGATGCATTATTGCAGCATCAAAATGATAACTATATTGTTCCTCTGGGAATTCCGTCCTCTAGGATTGAAAAGGAGAGCTATCAGACGCTCTATGATATTCCAAAAGGAACGCCTATTGCTTCACCAGAAAAGAAAGGGGTTGAAAACCATAATTCTGAAGACAACACTTATGTTTTTCCTCTACATGTGACCAGAGATGGCAAATTGGACCAAGACAGATTGTCTGTTTCAAGTACAGACAGCAGGACCAGcaccatatcaacctcatcaagTTCTTCTACAGAGTTTTTTCAATTTACAGCATCATCATCGCCTTCTTCTACCCCGCTGTTATCAAGAGAGCCCACCCCTAAAGAAGCAACTATGGAACTTGACTCAGCCATAGAAACGCTGACTAAGCTACAGCACAGTGTATCCAGTTCAATTGCAAGTCTAATGATCTTTGTGAGCAGCAAGTGGAGATATCAAGAACATCTAAAGGAAAACATTGAGGAAATCCGTCGAGCAGTTGACCACATAAAGGTCTCTTTGGGAGAATTCTTGGACTTTGCTCGAACCGTTGAAGGAAATGCGGCTTATGTCTCTGATAGTAAACTGCAGGCAAGAATTAAAAAGCAgctgaacagcctcattgactcTTTTCAGAGGCTGGTAAAAACAAGAGAAGCGCTGAATGCCTGCAATTGGTCGCTTGAGGTTCTGGTAATTAAGAGTCCACAGGATAACCTGGACGATCTGGATCGGTATGTGATGGTGGCCCGCACCATTCCAGATGACATCAAGAAATTTGTGTCCATCATCATAGCTAATGGGAAGCTACTGTTCAGAAAGAACAGCAAGGAGAAAGATGGCCACGAGCGGAGAATTGGTGTAGAGCACAAAATGAAAAAGGACAGTTCCGAGCAGAGAATAGGAGATGATTCTCTTGTAAGAAACGTTTTGGATAAGCCAAGAGAAAACAGTACCTATTTGGAGAAGTCAGGAGTTGACATCCCTGACGACTGTGATAATGTTCAGTTACAG AAATCATTAGGACTGGGACAGGCACAACGTTCTCCTTCAGCTAGCAAGATGGAAAGAAAGAATGTGGAATTAAAAATAAAG GGTTCTCCACCTACAGTGAAACACAACAGTTTGAGCAAGCAGGATTCAGCCCAGAAAGTGGTGCTCTCTGATCTCTGCAGATTGTATTTTGGTGCTGTGCAGAGAGCCATTGGTGTCTTCCACAAGAGTCTCAGTGATGACCAGAGCCCTGAAGTCTTCATAGCCCAGAGCAAACTGATCATTATGGTGGGGCAAAAGTTGGTGGACGCCTTATGCCAGGAAGCCCTTGAGAAGGCCACTCGAAACGAGATCCTGTGTGGCAGCAGCCAGTTTTGTGGCTTGCTGAAGAATTTGGCAGTTGCCACCAAAAATGCTGCAATGCAATATCCAAAACCCGAAGCCATAAGGGAACTTCAGGATCAAGCTGATGGGCTGTCTAAGTACATACAGCAGTTCCAAGCGATGATGGAATGA
- the CASS4 gene encoding cas scaffolding protein family member 4 isoform X2, with the protein MKVNNTLAKALYDNKAESPDELAFRRGDILTVLEQNVLGSEGWWKCSLHGKQGLVPANRLQLLTPSQLPCTQHDFQGLSANPQIIYQVPSAVLKAPPPLSIYEKMDGWTKTPPPSSASSPPQQEVYEVPALAAKVLSEKPQHSSHQHLITLPRATWASALKSKSDTYDVPSPQRCVSLFTQGLATPPSSRKGSKQFPFAECCLEKALQLYDTPLSPEKARTHKRQESPEGNVYDIPPTASREFGTATETAHQGKHLNYYNTMPNLRKSEWIYDIPVSPEKMGLRQNHYPAKHFLYDIPSARFDSGMQINPLIHNKSVNSQVYDVPPVLRKISAPEIPLYDVPSTHDALLQHQNDNYIVPLGIPSSRIEKESYQTLYDIPKGTPIASPEKKGVENHNSEDNTYVFPLHVTRDGKLDQDRLSVSSTDSRTSTISTSSSSSTEFFQFTASSSPSSTPLLSREPTPKEATMELDSAIETLTKLQHSVSSSIASLMIFVSSKWRYQEHLKENIEEIRRAVDHIKVSLGEFLDFARTVEGNAAYVSDSKLQARIKKQLNSLIDSFQRLVKTREALNACNWSLEVLVIKSPQDNLDDLDRYVMVARTIPDDIKKFVSIIIANGKLLFRKNSKEKDGHERRIGVEHKMKKDSSEQRIGDDSLVRNVLDKPRENSTYLEKSGVDIPDDCDNVQLQKSLGLGQAQRSPSASKMERKNVELKIKGSPPTVKHNSLSKQDSAQKVVLSDLCRLYFGAVQRAIGVFHKSLSDDQSPEVFIAQSKLIIMVGQKLVDALCQEALEKATRNEILCGSSQFCGLLKNLAVATKNAAMQYPKPEAIRELQDQADGLSKYIQQFQAMME; encoded by the exons AACACCTTGGCCAAAGCATTATACGATAACAAAGCGGAGAGTCCTGATGAGCTCGCCTTCCGCCGAGGAGACATCCTGACAGTTCTTGAGCAGAATGTCCTCGGAAGTGAAGGGTGGTGGAAATGTTCCCTCCATGGAAAGCAAGGCCTGGTGCCTGCAAATCGCCTCCAGCTTTTGACCCCTTcacagcttccttgcacccagcaTGATTTCCAAGGACTCTCAGCGAACCCACAGATTATCTACCAAGTTCCCTCAGCCGTGCTCAAGGCTCCCCCACCATTGTCCATTTATGAAAAAATGGACGGTTGGACTaagactcctcctccttcctctgcttCTTCCCCACCACAACAAGAGGTCTACGAAGTGCCAGCTTTGGCTGCAAAAGTGCTGAGTGAAAAGCCCCAACATTCATCACATCAG CACCTCatcactcttcccagagcaacttggGCATCTGCACTGAAAAGCAAAAGTGATACCTATGATGTCCCATCCCCACAGCGCTGTGTATCCTTATTCACCCAG GGTCTTGCCACTCCGCCTTCTTCTAGAAAGGGCTCCAAACAATTCCCCTTCGCGGAATGCTGCCTGGAAAAGGCACTGCAGCTCTATGATACCCCGCTGAGTCCAGAAAAGGCCAGAACGCACAAAAGGCAGGAGTCTCCGGAGGGCAAC GTGTATGACATCCCACCAACAGCCTCCAGAGAATTTGGCACTGCTACAGAAACAGCACATCAAGGAAAGCATTTGAATTATTACAATACTATGCCAAACCTTCGCAAATCAGAATGGATCTATGATATACCAGTGTCACCGGAAAAAATGGGATTAAGACAGAATCATTACCCAGCTAAGCATTTCCTTTATGATATACCATCAGCCAGGTTTGATTCTGGTATGCAAATCAACCCACTAATACACAATAAATCAGTGAATTCACAAGTATATGACGTTCCACCTGTACTAAGGAAAATAAGTGCTCCAGAGATTCCTCTTTATGATGTGCCATCCACACACGATGCATTATTGCAGCATCAAAATGATAACTATATTGTTCCTCTGGGAATTCCGTCCTCTAGGATTGAAAAGGAGAGCTATCAGACGCTCTATGATATTCCAAAAGGAACGCCTATTGCTTCACCAGAAAAGAAAGGGGTTGAAAACCATAATTCTGAAGACAACACTTATGTTTTTCCTCTACATGTGACCAGAGATGGCAAATTGGACCAAGACAGATTGTCTGTTTCAAGTACAGACAGCAGGACCAGcaccatatcaacctcatcaagTTCTTCTACAGAGTTTTTTCAATTTACAGCATCATCATCGCCTTCTTCTACCCCGCTGTTATCAAGAGAGCCCACCCCTAAAGAAGCAACTATGGAACTTGACTCAGCCATAGAAACGCTGACTAAGCTACAGCACAGTGTATCCAGTTCAATTGCAAGTCTAATGATCTTTGTGAGCAGCAAGTGGAGATATCAAGAACATCTAAAGGAAAACATTGAGGAAATCCGTCGAGCAGTTGACCACATAAAGGTCTCTTTGGGAGAATTCTTGGACTTTGCTCGAACCGTTGAAGGAAATGCGGCTTATGTCTCTGATAGTAAACTGCAGGCAAGAATTAAAAAGCAgctgaacagcctcattgactcTTTTCAGAGGCTGGTAAAAACAAGAGAAGCGCTGAATGCCTGCAATTGGTCGCTTGAGGTTCTGGTAATTAAGAGTCCACAGGATAACCTGGACGATCTGGATCGGTATGTGATGGTGGCCCGCACCATTCCAGATGACATCAAGAAATTTGTGTCCATCATCATAGCTAATGGGAAGCTACTGTTCAGAAAGAACAGCAAGGAGAAAGATGGCCACGAGCGGAGAATTGGTGTAGAGCACAAAATGAAAAAGGACAGTTCCGAGCAGAGAATAGGAGATGATTCTCTTGTAAGAAACGTTTTGGATAAGCCAAGAGAAAACAGTACCTATTTGGAGAAGTCAGGAGTTGACATCCCTGACGACTGTGATAATGTTCAGTTACAG AAATCATTAGGACTGGGACAGGCACAACGTTCTCCTTCAGCTAGCAAGATGGAAAGAAAGAATGTGGAATTAAAAATAAAG GGTTCTCCACCTACAGTGAAACACAACAGTTTGAGCAAGCAGGATTCAGCCCAGAAAGTGGTGCTCTCTGATCTCTGCAGATTGTATTTTGGTGCTGTGCAGAGAGCCATTGGTGTCTTCCACAAGAGTCTCAGTGATGACCAGAGCCCTGAAGTCTTCATAGCCCAGAGCAAACTGATCATTATGGTGGGGCAAAAGTTGGTGGACGCCTTATGCCAGGAAGCCCTTGAGAAGGCCACTCGAAACGAGATCCTGTGTGGCAGCAGCCAGTTTTGTGGCTTGCTGAAGAATTTGGCAGTTGCCACCAAAAATGCTGCAATGCAATATCCAAAACCCGAAGCCATAAGGGAACTTCAGGATCAAGCTGATGGGCTGTCTAAGTACATACAGCAGTTCCAAGCGATGATGGAATGA